Within the Eucalyptus grandis isolate ANBG69807.140 chromosome 1, ASM1654582v1, whole genome shotgun sequence genome, the region GAACCATGCGAATCATTAGAGAGCCACAGTAAAAGAAGGGACAATATATCCTTGAGATCATACCTTTGCAGAAGTTTCCTCATATGGCAATCTCAAGTTGTTGGTACCACTGACATCCTGCCAATGTAGAAGGAGAAAACTAGATGCATAAATCTCCTTGCACACGAGATTTGTCACTCCTCACTTGTCAATAACACAAAATCCACATCTAAATATCATTCAAAggattattctttctttctttttcagctCGAAGCAGGCTGACCTTaatctttttgctcttttggGCATCTTGAAAACCATCCGCTAGTTGACAGAGATGCCATAAACCAGAGTTAGTAACATCCTGCATAAATCAACAGACCAATTAAAGTCAATCAACTCCAAGAACTATGAGCAGTACTTCTTATAACAGGTGTATGAATATGTTAAAAAATCTCACCTGTTTGCTCTCGATCAGCTCAATTTTGTCTTCCTGTCAAAATAAAAGATCAACATCAAGCAAGTTCCAACTTTCACTCCAGCAAGTCAAGAAAGCTGGATCATTACAATAACATAAGTCAAAATTTAAGCTTACCAACCCAGAAACCATCTGGTGGATTACTTCAACATTGAGTCCTATTTGAGATAAGTTCAACTTCACGTCATCTACCTGCAATAGTGCAGGTATAGGTAAGCAAGTACATGTGTGCATAACTGATATCAACCAAATGTGAGTTCTGCGCCAGATGAAACATCTTTCTCATCCATACTTGTAAAGATGAGGACAGTGCATCATGCATCTTGCTTTGCAGTGGCAACCAAATTTATGCACCCAAAGAGGGGAACTGATTATGCTCGACTAAGTGCAAGCAGAAGATTGTACTGACTATTGACtatcaagctttttttttttttttttttttttgggggaggttGGGTGTGTTGTCCGGATGCATGTAGACACATTCTGTTAGAAAGAGAATTCCTTACATCATCTGCAATAAGCTGGGATATCTCCTTTTGCTCCTCAAGCTTCCAATCCAAGCTCTCAAGCCTCTTTGATAGGTGCCTCCTTGTTGTCTGCATATTTGATGCTTATAGTATATCAAACATGCTTGAAAAGAATCTGAAAGGAGTAATTATAGATTAACATCATCTCTGACTTACTGCCAATGTTTGAGACACATTCTCTAATTGTTTTGACACAGTTGTGACAGCATTTGCCATATTGCGCTTCGTAACAAACATGGCATCAGTGAACGACCAGCCCTGTAAAGTCCATTTTTATATCAGTACATATCCTTGTAGCAGTAGTCGGCAATAATGAGAGTGCAGAGGAACACAAATCAGTAATATTTAGGCATCAAAAACTGTAAGTCGAGTATGGGTCAAAAACATTGCCTTCCACCACATGTAACAATACCCCATTGCTCCAAGTGCAGCAGCTGGTACTAGGTAAGAAGCATAACTCCCTGTAAtcacaaacaaaaaaagtatcCATAAACAAACAAGCAATCTATGATGCTAACATGAGATATTACAATAACAAATTacgaacaagtaaaaagctgaAGCTGCCAGATGATTGAAACACAAAAGCACAACATATACAAACCTTTTTCACCCTCAGGATTGTCACATAATTTACACAAGTCAGATACCATAAATCATTTAACAACTGGCAGCTCTACCATTAGCTGTCAAAATGAAGCCATCGGTTGAAGTATAAATCAAAAACTTAGCAAGTACAATTCTAGCAAGCAGCTCCCTAAAAATGCAGCTAAACCTCAGAATTGGACACGGAGATTTGGAAATTGTGCATCGAATCCTCTCGTCAGAGTACTGGAAAGTGGAAACTGTTTCGATCTCCAGGAGAATGTCATGTCTCATTAGCTATTCCTCTCAAATCGACAGTTATGGAAGATTACGATGTTGAGTCAAGGAAAAACCCAGTACAAAGTACAGTGCCTAATGCACGCGGAAAAAATCTCCTCACATCGACCTTTACATCATTTCATTATCTACAACTGCAAAATTCTTTACCTCTTTTGACTATTCTCACACCTCACTAAAATGACAGCCCAATTTGCATTTCTGTAGCTTTTTCAGAGCCTATCAAACTATGAAGCCTCAATTACCACTCATAAGTCCTAACTTTGATATTCGGCAACATAGCAAGGAAAACTAAGAAGTCGGCAGATGCTATGAAACCACCAATGGACTGCATCGCTGCTCTTATCACTCTtctttcacaaatttttttatcacttgcTCTCTCTGAGAAGGAACATAACTAATTCCCTCTCTCAATCTTAGTGATCCTAAAGAGATCGTGCTCAAGAAAGAAACCCAGGATTAGACACAGAGCATTCTTGGGAAAAGATAAAGCAAATTCTACATGAAATTCTCTTTAGGCAACAAATCATGATAGACTATTAATTTCTTTACTTCTCATTCACTCAAATCAATTATTCGAGACAAAATTGGCTCCTTAAGATGAATATCATCTTTTGATCTagaggaattttctttttaactgcACTTCATGCTGGTAAGAATTCATTACACTCCTCTAATAAATTAACAAGGTACCAATTTCGTGAGGAAAGAGTACTTACTCATTTTGTTAAGATTAATTAGAAAAGACAACAGGAAACCGAAAATCCTCATTAGACACAGTAAATCGAAAAGCTGTGAAATCATCAAGCCATATAAGCTTTGCAATGTAGTATTGGGTAATATGTCCATACCACTTGAAGTTGAGTTCCCATTATAGATGGTTATTGGAGCGGACAAGGATAACTCCTTGATATCTTGTGCCAATTGCCTAATCTGAAGGCACAAAGAGAAATGAGGCAGTAGGTAAAGGACATTTCTGtcaaagataaagaagagatgGATGTGAATCCCAGGAGAGTGCATGGTCTGCTCATTAAATTATCAAGAAAGATTAATGATAACCACAACTGTATGCACTGAAATTAAGTTAAGCATAACCAAGTAAACCCTATATGCTTAGGTAAAGTGTCGATTTCGGCAACTAGATAATCTCAATTACCATTCTTCATTAACCATCATTATCAGTTCGAGTGAAAGTGATGACCTTCAATAGATATAATAGATGATCCTCATACGTTAGAACAAGGATCCTATTACAAAGCCGATCACGTGTTTCATCCTTCTATATTTTCTCGACATTAGAATTCCAAACATGCAGTATTCACCAAGAACAATTGTTCCTCAAATGCATGAGGATTAGAATATCGGTTCTTACTTATAAAAACAGACTCTGTTGTCAAATTTTAGAGGCTACCGAATGTATCAAAATCGAAGTTAATCAAGGATAGCAAATAGCTCTGCAATACCTGAGCTGCAAGAAGAGCGCTATCAAACTTGTTGGACGAGACCCCGGCCTCATCAACACCCTTCAGAATTTCCTGAAGCTGTGCAACCAGCTCCGAAAGCCGTCCACTATTGAATACGATGGAACCAGTCAAACCTGTTGCACAACAAGGGAGACAGGTGGCCAGAGGTTATCGGAACTGCTTAATCGGTCAGATGTCAGACAAGCGACAAAAACTCAATCCTTCACCAACAGAACAAAACACTCTGTAGCAAAGAGAGCTCGTTGTCAGGATTCCGAGCGAAACCTTCCAACGattgaacaaaacaaagaaCTCCTCGTCGACTCATTTACAGCAAGATGCATACAGGACCTTAGCACTGACAAATAGAATCCAATAACCAGAAACCGACGACTCAATCCTCAAGGAAAAGCTCAAGACCAGTCAAAATCGCCAAGTCGTAGCTGAAAATCAGAGGCGGTCGGAAACTTCAACGCGAATCCTGAATAAAATCCGCCCGGCGAGCGAATAACGGCCCAATCGAATCGCCGGCGATCGCGGTTGAACATGGCGGAAGCGGGACGGAGGAGGCGATTACCTGCGCCGACGAGAATCAGAACCTTGGAGCTGGAAACCCCGGTCTGCAACGCCATCGTTTCCTTCCTCCCGACCGTCCCCTCGAAACTGCTCGATGAGGAGCCGATTCCACCGCGTCAAATTCTGCAATCGGCGAACTTTCTGCAGCCGCGAGCTTGAGAACAGAACCagaacgccgccgccgccgccgccgccgccgccgcgagaTTTCGGAGCTCCGTTCCGGCTGCCTCCTCGCGTGAgctcggagagagagagattacgcCGTCCACGACGGTCGTCTTTTGACCAACCCGGCACgcgaaataataataattataaaaacaaatgtATATGAAATTAATAATTCCTCTTTTGGAAATTAGGGGGTTTTCTTCTTTGGCAGAATCACGTGGGAACACAattcatcatcaaatatgttatttacacactttttattttattacgtTCCATCGACTTTTTTTCGCGCGGAGCTCGGAAAGCTCTCTCGGTCTTTTATTAGATTTATTATGATGCTATgcgtaataaaaaaaaaaaaaaaggaaaaagaccatcaaaaatcataaactttgcCTAAAGTggcaaatttaccccaaacttttttgtgacatgaaagcCCCTAAGTTTGCAAactgtgacatatttacttAATCAATGatattttcgtcttattttttatgtttttccttttctttttttctttttcttttttcttcttcttctcttcctttcgcCGACCATGGTGGAGGGAAGTCGGTGTCCGCTGCTCTCGCTAGcattgggcgagggtcgccctcgcctgGGTTGGTTAGGGTGGCACTCACCCAACGCTGGTGAGGGCCTAGTGAGGGGTGCTCCCATTGAACACCCCTTGCCCAATGCCGACGAGGGCTGCTCTCACTGGCGccgggcgaggggtgcccttaTTAGATCTAGCGAGAGAGGCCCTCGCCCAACCCAGCTAAGGGTTGCCTTTGCCTGAtgccggcgagggcggccctagcTAGCCTAGgagagggcgaccctcgcccaacgTAGGCGAAGGAAGCTAGCATCCCTCGCCGGATGTCAAGCTTCCTTCGCCATGGCtggcagagggaagagagaagaagaaaaaaaaagaccaaaatgccttATAATTTAGGGTAAACGTGTCACATGGATAAAAATTCaggattttttgtgtcatgaaaaaaaatttgaggtaaatgtgtcacagttggCAAACTTCTagatttttcatatcacaaaaaaagtttggaataaatttatcactttgggcaaagtttttggtgattttttcccaaaaataaaaataaaatcatttggATTTTATTGTTTCCTACGCAATCTTGATGAATCTCTTCAAGATTGACAGGAGTGCCATTATATCGTCGATGAATTAGTAAATCATGCTCATCAGAtccatttgtttcgcaaaaaataaaaaacttgaaaaatgtctttttttttttttttttaaatcgcttgtatcacttgaaatgaatagttaattaaaaatattttcattttttacaacATTTTGTGTCTAAATatcttttttggtaaagtaaaaaaaaaattggtaaagaTTGTGtctaaatatctttttttttttttttttttggggtaagtTGTGTCTAAATATCTTTatagatgataaaaataattttcttttatttatttctataaacaacaaaagtgatcgttttcaagaaaaataatttccaaatcaTAAATTTACTATGAAACAAATGCATATGTTAATGTTATTTTCTTCTATAACGTCCACACAAAAAGGGGTCTGTTGTGTCAAAAGTGGATTTAGATAATTCTTCtgttatatatatttaaattatttataatattctatatattttcaagataattAAGATGTCTTAAATCATCTAACATCTACGTGGAATGAGTTTATTGTATGGTATCTCATCAAATTAACAGCATCACATATGAACGAGGACCCATCGCAACACGAAAGCACATGCTTTTGTAATCGACTTTTTCCCAAGCAGGCCTCATTTTCGCaatcaatttattaattattagaaTTATCAAATAGAATAAGAATTTcactttttgtttaaaaatggaacttataagaaattcaaattctaaaaatgcaaaaaggaaTAAATTGATAACGACActaatacaaaacaaaaaatacaataagaaataaaaagagatgcGACCGCCCCCCACATATTTGACACCTtctctgaaaaagaaaaatatgtaagACCAAAACCATTCGTCATTCCATCAATAGTTGTCtatcaaaaaaatgaattagttcAGCTAGTCCTCTTATACACTGAGTTAAGAATATTGTATAAAAAGCATCTATGTAACCGCAGGTATATGACCGGTCATATTTCACATATGTCAGCCAGAAAAGGTCTGATGGCCATAAGATAAATGAAGAGAAGAATGGAAATGTAGAGACTAGGCACAAGCGTGCATCTTCGACCGTAGAAAAGGGTAGTGCCCACATCAGATGGAGCAACTCCGGGGGGTACAAGACCGGCAGCAGAGGGACGAACCAAAGTGAATCTTTGAGGGTCAAGCTCCAGGAGTTGTTGGAAAATGTCTACACTCACCGAACAAAGAGAAGCCCAGCTCGCGGCCCGTTGAGGTCGGTGTCACTTCGGTTCAGCCAGAGCAGAACTAGAATCAAACAGGTGATGCTGCTAAGCCTAAACAAAATTCAGATACGATAGAGAACGACTCCGAAAGTCCagattgttcaaaaagtccatTGATTCAAGAAGTCCGGACAGAGCAGGAAGCTGGTAATTTTGCACAAGGAAAAGGTATTTTTTTGACGAGGAAGATAAACTTCAGCTTCAAGAGTTTCATTCGAGGAAGCTTCAAGATGGATCTAGGGTGCATCACCTTTGTCCGTAGGAAGTCACAGGCGCATTTAGGTTGTATCCGGACAATTCCACCTTGTCCGATCCTATCTCAATCTATATCCAAGCAACCAAACACAGCCTTAGGGTTCACTTTCCATGAACTGAAAATAACAAGATTAAATTAGAGGAAAATGACTTCCCCTTTTGATaagaaagaaatcacttttctctgataagaaaaaaaaatcactttttccTAAATtcccaaataaatgaaaactaaccatcttgtttaaaaatgatttccatgAAACTGGAAGTATAAATATAAGTTGTGAACTTGGCTAAAACAAGATTTATCATATAAATGTTTCGACCCTTTTGTGCTAATAGAGAAAGCATGGACATTATGGTACAGCACAGGTCTATGCTAAAATAGGAGAAACCATTGTCATATTTCTATCACTCATCAAACTCATCGCATTACAAAACTTCATCAATCAATCATGGACCCATTACGTAATCATCAGAAACCCTCCCCTATTGTTTTACCCGTAGAAACGTGAAGTCCTGAGCAATGGAACAGTCCTACCATCTACCTGCGGTGATTTCAATCAATGCTTTATGACTCGAAGTTCTAGCCTAGTGCAAGGTGGGATGTTGCCATTGTCTTTATGGTTGTCTTCTGG harbors:
- the LOC104434967 gene encoding uncharacterized protein LOC104434967, yielding MALQTGVSSSKVLILVGAGLTGSIVFNSGRLSELVAQLQEILKGVDEAGVSSNKFDSALLAAQIRQLAQDIKELSLSAPITIYNGNSTSSGSYASYLVPAAALGAMGYCYMWWKGWSFTDAMFVTKRNMANAVTTVSKQLENVSQTLATTRRHLSKRLESLDWKLEEQKEISQLIADDVDDVKLNLSQIGLNVEVIHQMVSGLEDKIELIESKQDVTNSGLWHLCQLADGFQDAQKSKKIKDVSGTNNLRLPYEETSAKGLQFISETNGLSDIENSITSAKQNDDSLVKEKVPITTRRIHRSYQVGISLAQGII